GTTTGTAAAAAGCATAATTCTTAATGTCATTCAAAGCCCTGGAAAGAGAAACCGAATTGCTGGTGCGACTTGCACGGGGGGATGAACGTGCGTTTGAAATACTTTATTACCACTATAGTCCACGATTGTTTCCCTTTGTAGATAAAATGGTGCGCAACCGCCGTATTACAGAAGAAATTATCCAGGATGTGTTTATGCTCTTGTGGACAAACCGTTCTCATATCGCTACTGTACAGCATCCAACATCTTACATATTTAGCATTGCGAGCCATAAAACACTTGATTACCAGCGAAAAATTGCCAGTGACAAACGCTTACTTGAGAAAGTGGTAGCTTCGGCCATTGAATTTCAAAATGAAACCGAAGAACAACTTATTTACAAAGAAAGCGCTGCATTAATTAAACAGGCAGTCGCCACGCTTCCCGAACGGCGCAGGATGATTTATGAACTGAGCAGGATCGAGGGGCTTAATCACGACCAAATCGCTGAAAGGCTCGGAATCTCCAGAAGTACGGTGGCTAATCAAATGGTTAGCGCACTGAAGTATATCCGCTCTTTTTTGGAAAAGCGGTCTGGAGTTTTTTCCTATGCCATTTTCTTTTTTCTTACCAGCAAGTAGAGATTGGCTGTTAGCAATATTTATTTTATAAAAAATCTTTAATGTGAATAGTAGTAGAGTGCCTTTGCTACGTCTTATCCTTAAAAGAGCAAAATGACATCCGAACCCACACCCATAGCAGTGCTTTTTAAAAAATTGGCTGACAATACAGCAACTGCCCAGGAAATTGAGCAGTATTATCAGCTTGTAAATAAGCCAGAATTGGAATTGGAAATTAAAGAACTGATGTCTGCAGCGCTCAATGCTCAAGACCTTGGCCAAACTACAGAAGTGGAAAGGATTGATCGTGTTTATTTTGAACTCTATAATGAAATTACAAGTAAGGAGGGCAAAAGCGCCAAAGTGGGGCTACGATTATGGTTGCGTATTGCTGCTGTAGCCGCTGTAGTTGCCTTAACTTTTATTGGCATCTATTTTTATAACAACTGGATATCATATCACAATTCTCAACTGGCAATGCAAAAAGTTGCACCAGGAAAAGTTGGTGCTACGTTGACCTTAGCCAATGGGAAAAAGATCAGGTTAAGCGATGTGAGCCGCGGTGAAATTGCCAGAGAAGCAGGTATCAGCGTAACTAAAACTGCCGAAGGCCAATTGGTTTACGAAATCAAATCAAATGAAAATGGCCGTAATGATGTTAATACGCTAAGTACAGCTAAAGGAGAAACTTACGTTGTGACCCTTCCCGATAAGTCTAAAGTTTGGTTGAATGCCGCATCCAGTTTAACATACACTGCGGGGCTTGTGAATAAGGGAATACGCAAAATTAAACTTTTGGGAGAAGCTTATTTTGAGATTTCTAAGGATAAAGAACATCCTTTCGTAGTAGAAAGTAACCATCAGCAAGTAGAAGTTCTGGGAACTCATTTTAATATAAATGCATATGGCGACGAATCTGCCATTTTAACTACACTGTTGGAAGGATCTGTAAAAGTAACTTCAGGCCAATATCTGCTGATACTAAAGCCTGGACTTCAGGCTATTAATAATGGGCGCAACGTTAAAGTAGCTGAGGCTGATCTAGAATCCGCAATAGATTGGATGAAGGGTGATTTTAACCTTGATGGTCTAAATTTTAAAGCTGCTATGCGCAAGATTGGACGTTGGTATGATCTGGAAGTGATTTATGATCAATCCGTATCTGATAATATCATGTCAGGAGGTTGGATCTCCAGGAATACTAAACTCTCTACAATACTAGAAGTTGTAGAACGGTCCGGACAAGTTCATTTTGAACTGAAAGGACGGAAACTGTATGTTTCCAAATAATTAACAAAACTATTTAACCTTAAATCAATTGGAGATGAAAAGACCTTTACACTAATATAAAAGCAAACCAGAAGTGAAGCACCTCTGGTTTGTGTTTGGAGACAATCAATAAATCAACTGTTTTAACCGCAGTTATGCCGACACTTTTCGACCGGTAAAGGCAAGCTGCATCATACCAAACTAAACGTAAATGTATCAAAAATATACTATAAAACCAGGTATAACACCTTCGTTATGCCATAAAATATGGCTAATTATGCGATTAACCACCATAATTATTTTAGCATCTCTTTTGCAGGTCAGCGCGGTAACCTTTGGCCAAAAAATTACGATTGATCAAAAGAACGTACCGTTGACCTCTTTATTTAAAGAGATCAGAAAACAGAGTGGATACAACTTTTATTATGACGGCAGCATCATCAAACCCGGAATTTTGGGCAGTGTAATTGTGTCCGATGCCTCAATAGAAGAAGCGTTAAAAAGCATGCTGGCTGATCTTCCGTTCAAGTATGAGATCAAAGACCGCACTGTTTTGATCACAAAGAAAGAAGATCCTTCTTTTCTGACAAACTTTATGAACCGTCTCTCGGAAATTGACATCTCAGGAAAAATCGTCGATGCAGAAACCGGCAATCCTTTGCCAGGAGCTACGGTTAGAATTAAAGGAACAAGGAATTTTGCCAATACACAAACCAATGGTGAGTTTAATCTGGATAATGTAAAGGAAAACGCGATATTGGTGATCAGTTATATCGGGTATAAAACCAAAGAGGTTCCGGTATCTGCAAATCCAGGTGTAATTCGTTTGGAAGCTGATTTAGCCACCCTCGACGAAGTTGGCGTTACGGTGAACACCGGGTACCAGCGCATCTCGCCACAGCAGGTAACAGGTGCGATATCCCAGATCGGCACTAAGGCGTTTGAGTCGCGGATCAGCACGGATTTGTTATCCGGATTACAGAACCGTCTTCCCGGATTGTTAATCAACAATGATATTCAATTCCAGGGAAATAACTTATTCCAAATCCGGGGTATCTCTACCATGACGGGTAATCCGAAACCACTGATTGTATTGGACGGTTACCCGACCGACCTTTCGCTCAATGACATCAACCCCAATGAAATAGAAAACGCAACCATCTTGAGGGATGCAGCGACCGCAGCCATCTACGGAGTCCGTGCTTCTAATGGGGTCATCATTATTGATCGGAAGAAGGGCGTAGCAGGTGATGCAAGAATTGCATTTCGTAGTACGCTAAGCTTAAGGCCACACGATAACTATAGCAAATTCAGATATGAGAAAGACGGATCAATCCAATTGAATTACTTTAGAAGCCGCGGGTATGGCACCAGTCTGCCCGGTTATATCACATCTGAAGAAACGGGTGCCCAGCCGTATTTAACGGGCTATTCGTCGGATGCAGCTGTAAACTTGCTGATAGACCAGTCGCTTGGCCGCATCACAGCAGCGCAGGCAGAACAAGGTTATGCAGATCTTGCATCCTATAACAATGCAGAAGATTATGAAAAGTATTTCCTGCGCAATGCCGTGACCCAACAATATAACTTAAACGTTTCAGGTGGTAGCAACAAAGCCTTGTATTACATTACAGGAAACTATCTGGGCAACAAGTTGAACCAGCAGAATAACGACAATCGCAAAGTTCAATTGTCCAGTCGGTTCAATTTGACCTTAAGCAAAAGACTTTCGGTAGAATTGCTGACCGATTACAATGAGACTATAGCCAATAGCGCGCCCATTCCGGACATTAGTAAAATATATGCTGACGAGCGATTTGCTGACGCGAATGGTAACCCGCTTCCTATTGTCGCCGGTTCTTCAAGAGCAGGAAGCAGGTTAACAGCTGCCACACTACTTAAGGGATTTGTGGATCAGCGAATGTACCCACTTACCGAGATGAATGAGGTGAATACGCGTCAGCGCATTGCTGATTACCGCGTCTCGGCCAACTTTAAATACAATATTGGCAAAGGCCTGGATTTATCATTTGGTGGGGTTTACGAAAGTTCAACTACCCAGCAGCGACGTATTGGTACCGAGAATTCTTCGATGACCAGAACCATTTTCAACAGGTTTATACAACCCGTTACCACCACAAATGCCTTGTTAACCTATAATTTGCCAAGAGGAGGTTACCTGCAGGAACAGGAATCACTTTTGCGCAGCTATACCACCCGTGCACAGTTAAATTACAATAAACAAATCTCTTCTGATCATTCCATTAATGCCATTTTAGGGGCAGAAGTTAGAAAAGGGGTAACAGAAGGTTCCAGGGCTGCCACTTTTGGTTACAATGACCAAACACTATTGCAACAGCCTACGGATTACAACAAACTTTTTAATTCAAGTACATCATTTAATACCAATTATATATACAATTCACAAGGCGTGCCGCTTGTATATACCGACCTTTTTGCACAAACCTTTAGTGACGATCGCTTTGTTTCGGGATATATGAATGCGGTATACAGTTATAAAAGCAGGTATTCCATGACTGGAAGTATCCGTATCGATCAGTCTAACCTGTTTGGTACAGACCCAAAGTACAAGTATAAACCATTATGGTCATTGGGGGCAGCCTGGAATATCGATCGTGAAAACTTTATGAAAGAGGTAACCTGGGTGGATGCACTTAAATTGCGTATGGCCCGTGGCTTTAATGGAAATATCTCCAAAGCCAGTCTTCCGCAAGTAGTTGCTCAATATGCTTTAAACGATGTGACACTCCCGTCATACTCTTCTCTTACGCTTCTTACACCCGCAAACAGTGGACTGAGATGGGAGCAGACCGACAATTTTAACCTGGGATTGGACTTTACTATTTTCAGGAACATCTCAGGGAGTATGGATTATTATCGTAAGAAAAGTACAGACGTACTTGGGAACCTGGACATAGATCCGTTTAAAGGAGTTACTCCTGCCCTGGTAAACCTGGCCAGTATCAGTAATAAAGGAATTGAGTTTACGCTGAATTCCGATTGGCTTAAGAGAGGGAAATTAAACTGGAATTCCGGATGGGTTGTTTCGTATAATACAAGTAAAGTATTAGAGGCCTATATCCCCCAAGCTTCCATTCCACAGTTTAGTTCTCAGGCTTTGCCAACTGTGTCTTCACAAGCTGTAATTACTGCTGCGGCAGGAGGGTATATGAAGGGCGAGCCAGTGGGTAATATTTATAGTTACCGTTATGCAGGTATAAATGCTGCCGGAGCTGCTTTGTATTACGACAGTAAAGGAAATCCAACTGTAATAACTAGTACCATAGATGAAGGTTACGGATCTTTAGATAGCCGCGGAACCTCTATTCCAGCACTAAATATGGGCTTGAGCAACCGGTTGGATATTGGCAATTTTTACCTGTATGCTATGGTTAATTACTATGGCGGATTTGTGGTAAGGACACCGCTTCCAAGTCCGATAGTGCCTCGCCCAATTGAAGGTGCCGGCAGTTATTGGAAAAAGGCAGGTGATGAGGCTACTGCAAGTTTGCCATCTGCAGCTTACATTAATACTTCGGGAGCTGCTTACCTGGCCAATTCAGACCGCTTTGTAATGAACGGTGCTTACCTCACCGTAGGTGATGTTACTCTTTCTTACAACTTGCGTGACCTTGCCCCATTGAAAAAGGCAGGCTTTAGCAATTTTGAAGTTAAGCTGCAGGCCTCAAATATCTATACGGTAGGTTTTAACCCGGATAATTATAGTTTGGCCACGGGTAGCTACCTTAAAAAATATATTACGCCTACCTACACGTTAGGGATATTTACCAATTTTTAAAAATCAAGTATTCATATCATAAAAGAAAACGAAATGAAAACAAAATATATCTGCTTTCCCGTATTGCTGCTGTGTTTACTACTGGCCGCCTGCGACAAATTTTTGGATGTAGCACCCAAGGGAAAAACAACGCTAAACACAGTCAACGACTTTGACCTTTGGCTGGGTAACCGGTTTTTGGGCGAAATTAGCGGTATACCCCAAATTTGCTGGATGACAGACCATGCACAAAAGCTTCCATGGCGACCGGATGCGATTGCAGAAGGTGAAAGGGCCTATACCTGGGCCGAACAGTTGACAGATGCGAATGCAACTCCTAAAATGTTGTCGGGAGCCTACAACCACATTTATTATTTTAATACGGTATTGGAGAATGTAGATGCTGCTACAGGGGGCAGTGATCAAAAAAAGCGCCAACTGAAAGCAGAGGCTTTGCTGGGCAGGGCGAATGAATATTTTTACCTGTTAAACCTGTATGGCAAATCTTACAATGCTTCTACGGCGGCGAGTGATTTGGCAGTGCCTTTTGTAACATCGGCAGACGTAAATGTAGCCACCCCACCAAGGGCAACTGTGCAGCAAATGTATGACTACCTTATTGCTGATCTGAATGCGGCATTAGCGGATCTTCCGGCAGATAATGCTGCTAACCGTTTCCGCGGGTCGGTACATGCAGCTTATAGCGTATTGGCCAGGGTATATCTTTATATGCGAAATTATCCTGAAGCAGCAAAATACGCGGCACTTTCCCTGCAAAGACCGGGTGGCGCTGCGGTTACCAACTATAATGGTGTGGTTAGAGGGGTATTCCCAAGAAACACAAGGCTCAATGAGATGATTTATGCCCGTGGCAGTGATCCTACCTCAGGATCTCTTGTTAGTATGGGAGATTCTACATTTATTAAGAGCTACCCATCTACTGATTTGCGACTTGCTTTGACCTTTTACGAGGGCATCGCCTCCGCATTCAATTACAATACCGTAAAGCCGAGTGCAGGTGTGCGCTTCTCAGCAACCGCCAATGGATACTATGATGTTCCTGTAGGTACTTCGGTTCCCGAAATGAAATTAATTATTGCTGAAAATGCCGCGCGTAATAACGAGCTTACGAGCGCCCTTCAACAGCTGAATGACATACGTGTAAACCGTTTTTTAAGTGCAAATTATCAGGCACTTTCATCCAACAACCAGGAAGAAGTACTAGGTTGGGTATTGAGAGAAAGACGTTATGAAATGCCGATAAATGGGTTACGCTGGTTTGATATGCGCCGTTTGGATGCAGAAGGACGGATGCCCACAGTCACAAGGTTAGACCAGTCCAAGAAGGTGATTGCAACACTTCCTCCAGGAAGTCCTCGTTATACCCTTCAAATTCCGCTCAGTGCTATTGTGTATAACCCGGGTATGCCCATGAATCCATAATATGAAGAATATATTTCTGCTATCGGGATTGCTTTTGTTGGCTTTTTCCGCATCATCACAAGAGCATTTTAAAATCAACGGTAAATTAACAGGAGTTGATCAGAAGGCTAAAGTGTTCCTGACTTATCAGACAGATGGGGCATCCAAAACAGATTCGGCGCTTTTAACAACTGGAGAATTTAGCTTTACCGGAACCGTATCCATACCCACCAGGGCTACGCTTGAAGTAAAAATTCCTGGGCCGTTAAATGTTAAGTTGGGTCCCAAAAAACCGGTGTTCTATGATTTTCAGGTTTTCTTTTTGGAAAGAGGTAACATTACTGTGAAGGGGAGCAATATGAAAACAGCCCTGATTACCGGTGGCAAGACCCAGCAGGAATTTACAAATTTAAATGTTACACTTAACCCTTTACATGCCAGGAGTGCTGTGTATTCAGGGAAGCTAGGAGAGTTGTGGCGAAGCTCGGATACAACAGGCCGGGCGGCACTATTTGCCGCATCCAGTGCCATAAGCTTAAATGTATCTAACAAAGAGGAAGAGTTTATCAGGACCAATCCCAATTCTTATCTCAGCCTGAGCTTGCTGCAGTTAAAGATGAATTACATGGAACCTGCTAAATTTAAGTCTTTTTACAACGGACTTTCGGCACAGATAAAGGAGACTGATGTTGGAAAAGGTATGGCATCAAGGATGGAGATTGCTTTGAAAACAGGTATTGGGAGCCCTGCTATCGATTTCACGCAGAATACTTCGGATCAAAAACCTTTTACGCTTTCGTCTTTAAAAGGGAAATACGTCCTTATTGATTTCTGGGCAAGCTGGTGTGGGCCCTGCAGGGGAGAAAATCCCCATCTAGTGACGGCTTACCATGATTTTAAAGATAAGAACTTTGAAATTGTAAGCATTTCTTTGGATGAGAAAAAGGACCGCTGGCTTGCTGCCATTCAACAAGATAATATGTCCTGGATACAGGTAAGCGATTTGAAAGGTTGGTACAATGAAGTAGCTGTCGCTTATGGCATACGCGCTATTCCCCGGAATTTCCTGATTGATCCAAATGGGATCATTATCGCTAAAAACTTAAGAGGTGAAGAAGTAGAGAAAAAACTGAAAGAAATTCTTGAAAAGTAATTACATCTAAAGTTAAATTCAGGATAAAAATGCTGTCTCCCGTTTTTAGGGAGACAGTATTTTTTATTTAATAGTTGTTAACGAGGAAGCTGCCTGGAATTGCAGTTCCCGTTCCACCAATAGTACCTCTCAAAACAAGCGTTTGGTTTTTAGAAAGTTTAGCTGCTAAGGCATTTAGGGTAAAGCTGGTAATTAATACACCTGTTGCCGCATTTTTGATGTCTACAAAATAGCTTACTGGATCTACAGACTTTGCCCTGATCATTTTAAAGTCTGTAAGCTAACAGAATTGAGGTTATAGATTTGGTCATCAATGAATTTTAATTAACTTAGTGCTTTCAAAAAGCCAATTCTGGCATTCTTTACCACATAGGGTAGAGGTTTTTGCATTTATTTCTTACAAAAGTTTAGGCTGGCGCTATAGCGTGCCCGGAGTGTGTTCGTACTGTGTCCGGATCTATACCGCAGATTTTACAAATCTTGGCCGAATACTGAACGCACATTAATCGGGTGGATCCGAACAATAGCCGGAGAATACCCGGACAATAGCCGAAGAATAGCCGAAGAATTTACGAACGCAGTCCGAATGCATCCCGAACGCAACCTGTACTTTTCCTCTCATGTGTTTGATTTATCCCGTCCTGATATAGCTTGTGTTTAGAATCCTACTAACTATACAGGGTAATTATTGATCGGACTACGACTCTCCATAGATGATTTCCACTAATATAGTAAATTTTTATATGTTTATATGTTTTTGCTTAGGTTATGGTATTACCATGGGTAATAATTAACCTTTTTTAATTATAATTGCGGTTCTATGAGCACTTATGCCAAACTTTCTGATCTTGAACTTGCTGAATTGTTAAAAACTGGCGATGAAAGTGCATTTGCAGAAATATTTGTCCGGTATAACGCCCTGATTTTAAATTTTGCCTATAAAAAAACAGGTGATAAGGAGTTGTCTAAAGATTTAATGCAAGACGTATTTGTTCAGCTTTGGAACCGCCGTCTTAATTTTGAGCTTAAGCCAAGTTTAAGTAGTTACCTTTTTACCCTGATCTTGAATCTGGTAAGAAATTTATACAAACATCAGCAGGTTAAGGAACAGTATGTAGATCATCTGCATCAAATCATGAAGGAGGCAGACGAAGGTGAGATGGCCGACTACGCCATTAGAGAGAAAGACTTTCAACGGCTAATAGATAAAGAAATAGATGCACTTCCGCCACAAAGCAGGCAGGTTTTTATTTTGCGAAAAAAAGCATTCCTGACAAATAAAGAAGTTGCCTTACAAATGGGTTTGTCGGAGCAAACTGTAGAAACTCATATGAAAAATGCAGTGAAAAAACTCAAAGAGCGCCTGGGACCAGCGGTGTACCTCGTTCTACCTTTTTTTTTATAGCAAAATACTATAAATTTTTATAAATTGCCATTTCTTAGCGCCTATGGGAGAGTATCATAAATATGCTGATGAAGAACTCGCTGTTTTATTAAGCAATGAGGATCACTATGCCTTTAGTGAAATCTATGAGAGATACTGGGCTGTGTTGTTCCGTCATGCACGAAGAATACTAAAAGATGAAGACCAGGCTGCTGATTTAATTCAGGATCTTTTTGCAGCCATATGGACAAATGCCGCTGCGTTTGAGATTAAAACTTCCCTTTCAGCTTATTTATACTCAGGAGTACGGAACAGAATTCTAAAGCTGATTAGCCATGAAAAGGTAAAGAGTAGCTATTTATCAACTTTACCTGACTTTGCTGCAAAAGGGCACAGTAGTACAGACGAAATGATCAGGGAAAAAGAATTACAACTTCAAATTGAACGGGAAATTGCGCTTTTGCCTGAAAAGATGCGTGAAATCTTTGAGTTAAGCCGAAAAGCACACCTGAGTTATAAGGAAATCGCTGATCAAATTAATATTTCTGAAGGAACGGTAAAAAAACAAGTGTATAATGCGCTAAAAGTCCTCCGAATGAAACTGGGTTCGTTTTTCTTTTTAACGGTGATGCATATTATTCTGTTAATTGGCAATTAGCGAGGATTGTAATTTTAAAAATATTTTAAAGTCATCTACCACTTGGCCACAGGTTAAGGGTCATATCTTAAAACAGCCCATTCAAGATAACGATGACTGAACAAGAAGGAAAAGTTTTACTGCAAAAATACGAGCGCAACCAGTGTACGCCAGAAGAAAAGGCCTTGGTGGAAAGCTGGTATAACGAACTTGTTTCCAATACAGAAGACATGCAGGGCAATCCTGATTACGAGAGTTGGTACAAGCGTATTAAAGCTGATCTTCCTATTGCTGTACCTGCTAAGCCGTTAAAAATAATACTTTGGCCAAAATTAGCAATTGCGGCTTCTATTGTTGTGGTGATTGGTCTCGGATTATATTTTTATCCGGCTTCTCAAAATGAGGTAGTTGATATTGAGCCTGGCACCAATACCGCAACACTGACTTTAAGTAACGGTAAAACTATCCGGCTTACTGCAGCTCTTAATGGTAAGTTGGCAGCGCAGGCAGGTGTTTCAATTTCAAAGTCGGGTAGCGGACAGCTGGTTTATGAATTGGCTGCTTCAGATTCCCAGGCTAATGGATCCAAAACTGCCTATAATACATTAACGACAGCGAATGCCGAGTCTTACAGCATCAAACTCTCTGATGGTACGGTAATCACATTAAATGCGGCTACTAAAATTAAATTTCCAACTTCATTTTCCCGCCTCAAGAAACGTATTATTGAGCTTGAAGGTGAGGCATATTTTGAGGTTAATCACGATGCTGAACACCCCTTTCTGGTCCATACCAAAGATCAGCGTGTTGAAGATCTCGGCACAGAATTTAATATCAATGCGTATTCGGATGATGCCACGCTGGTAACTACATTGGTGGAAGGTTCTGCAAAAGTCTCTGTAGGTACGGGGCCCACCAATGGAGTAGTTTTAAAGCCCGGTCAGCAGACCATACTAACTAACAGTACAATGAGGGTGGCACAGGCAAATATGAGTGAAGTTACTGCATGGAAGGATAAACTATTCAAATTTAAAAAGGCAAGGTTGGAAGACATCCTTCTTCAGGTGGCCAGGTGGTACAATGTATCAGTAAGCTATGAAAGCCAGGCATTAAAAAACCGAAGGTTCAGTGGTTCCATTTCCAGATTTTCTACGGTAAGCAAAGTGCTGGAGAAGTTAGAAATTGCCGGGGACATTCACTTTAAAATTGAAGGGAGGAGGATCATTGTAAAGGATTAAACTATTCCAATAAATGAGCCAAAAAAACTAAAGCCCCGATTCGTGGTCGGGGCTCCAAAATTGCTGGCTTTGTTTATAATCATTGCGCTAAACAACCTTTTATCAACCAAACCAAACACGTAAATGTATAAAATTTTTACAAGATTTTTATGCAGCCCGCCCGGCTGTATTTATAAAACCATAGTGGTCATGAAAATAACGATCGCTTTATTGATAGCTGCAACATTACAGGTAAGTGCAACTACATATGCGCAACAGGTTAGCCTGTCTAAAAATAACATAATGCTCTCCGATGTTTTTGAAGAGATTTATAAACAAACTGGTTATACCGTGGTTTGGAACTCAGACCAGCTAGACGACGCATTCCGTATGGATGTTAAATTTGATAAAAGTCCATTGAAAGAAGTGATCGCCTACTGCTTAATAGGTAAAAATTTGGCTTTTGAGATCAGGGATAACACGATTATCATAAGAGCAGCCCCGGAGCCAAAAAAGCGTTCTTTTATAGAGAGACTTACGGCTTCT
The nucleotide sequence above comes from Pedobacter sp. MC2016-14. Encoded proteins:
- a CDS encoding RNA polymerase sigma factor, with product MSFKALERETELLVRLARGDERAFEILYYHYSPRLFPFVDKMVRNRRITEEIIQDVFMLLWTNRSHIATVQHPTSYIFSIASHKTLDYQRKIASDKRLLEKVVASAIEFQNETEEQLIYKESAALIKQAVATLPERRRMIYELSRIEGLNHDQIAERLGISRSTVANQMVSALKYIRSFLEKRSGVFSYAIFFFLTSK
- a CDS encoding SusC/RagA family TonB-linked outer membrane protein, coding for MRLTTIIILASLLQVSAVTFGQKITIDQKNVPLTSLFKEIRKQSGYNFYYDGSIIKPGILGSVIVSDASIEEALKSMLADLPFKYEIKDRTVLITKKEDPSFLTNFMNRLSEIDISGKIVDAETGNPLPGATVRIKGTRNFANTQTNGEFNLDNVKENAILVISYIGYKTKEVPVSANPGVIRLEADLATLDEVGVTVNTGYQRISPQQVTGAISQIGTKAFESRISTDLLSGLQNRLPGLLINNDIQFQGNNLFQIRGISTMTGNPKPLIVLDGYPTDLSLNDINPNEIENATILRDAATAAIYGVRASNGVIIIDRKKGVAGDARIAFRSTLSLRPHDNYSKFRYEKDGSIQLNYFRSRGYGTSLPGYITSEETGAQPYLTGYSSDAAVNLLIDQSLGRITAAQAEQGYADLASYNNAEDYEKYFLRNAVTQQYNLNVSGGSNKALYYITGNYLGNKLNQQNNDNRKVQLSSRFNLTLSKRLSVELLTDYNETIANSAPIPDISKIYADERFADANGNPLPIVAGSSRAGSRLTAATLLKGFVDQRMYPLTEMNEVNTRQRIADYRVSANFKYNIGKGLDLSFGGVYESSTTQQRRIGTENSSMTRTIFNRFIQPVTTTNALLTYNLPRGGYLQEQESLLRSYTTRAQLNYNKQISSDHSINAILGAEVRKGVTEGSRAATFGYNDQTLLQQPTDYNKLFNSSTSFNTNYIYNSQGVPLVYTDLFAQTFSDDRFVSGYMNAVYSYKSRYSMTGSIRIDQSNLFGTDPKYKYKPLWSLGAAWNIDRENFMKEVTWVDALKLRMARGFNGNISKASLPQVVAQYALNDVTLPSYSSLTLLTPANSGLRWEQTDNFNLGLDFTIFRNISGSMDYYRKKSTDVLGNLDIDPFKGVTPALVNLASISNKGIEFTLNSDWLKRGKLNWNSGWVVSYNTSKVLEAYIPQASIPQFSSQALPTVSSQAVITAAAGGYMKGEPVGNIYSYRYAGINAAGAALYYDSKGNPTVITSTIDEGYGSLDSRGTSIPALNMGLSNRLDIGNFYLYAMVNYYGGFVVRTPLPSPIVPRPIEGAGSYWKKAGDEATASLPSAAYINTSGAAYLANSDRFVMNGAYLTVGDVTLSYNLRDLAPLKKAGFSNFEVKLQASNIYTVGFNPDNYSLATGSYLKKYITPTYTLGIFTNF
- a CDS encoding FecR family protein, yielding MTEQEGKVLLQKYERNQCTPEEKALVESWYNELVSNTEDMQGNPDYESWYKRIKADLPIAVPAKPLKIILWPKLAIAASIVVVIGLGLYFYPASQNEVVDIEPGTNTATLTLSNGKTIRLTAALNGKLAAQAGVSISKSGSGQLVYELAASDSQANGSKTAYNTLTTANAESYSIKLSDGTVITLNAATKIKFPTSFSRLKKRIIELEGEAYFEVNHDAEHPFLVHTKDQRVEDLGTEFNINAYSDDATLVTTLVEGSAKVSVGTGPTNGVVLKPGQQTILTNSTMRVAQANMSEVTAWKDKLFKFKKARLEDILLQVARWYNVSVSYESQALKNRRFSGSISRFSTVSKVLEKLEIAGDIHFKIEGRRIIVKD
- a CDS encoding RagB/SusD family nutrient uptake outer membrane protein encodes the protein MKTKYICFPVLLLCLLLAACDKFLDVAPKGKTTLNTVNDFDLWLGNRFLGEISGIPQICWMTDHAQKLPWRPDAIAEGERAYTWAEQLTDANATPKMLSGAYNHIYYFNTVLENVDAATGGSDQKKRQLKAEALLGRANEYFYLLNLYGKSYNASTAASDLAVPFVTSADVNVATPPRATVQQMYDYLIADLNAALADLPADNAANRFRGSVHAAYSVLARVYLYMRNYPEAAKYAALSLQRPGGAAVTNYNGVVRGVFPRNTRLNEMIYARGSDPTSGSLVSMGDSTFIKSYPSTDLRLALTFYEGIASAFNYNTVKPSAGVRFSATANGYYDVPVGTSVPEMKLIIAENAARNNELTSALQQLNDIRVNRFLSANYQALSSNNQEEVLGWVLRERRYEMPINGLRWFDMRRLDAEGRMPTVTRLDQSKKVIATLPPGSPRYTLQIPLSAIVYNPGMPMNP
- a CDS encoding TlpA disulfide reductase family protein, encoding MKNIFLLSGLLLLAFSASSQEHFKINGKLTGVDQKAKVFLTYQTDGASKTDSALLTTGEFSFTGTVSIPTRATLEVKIPGPLNVKLGPKKPVFYDFQVFFLERGNITVKGSNMKTALITGGKTQQEFTNLNVTLNPLHARSAVYSGKLGELWRSSDTTGRAALFAASSAISLNVSNKEEEFIRTNPNSYLSLSLLQLKMNYMEPAKFKSFYNGLSAQIKETDVGKGMASRMEIALKTGIGSPAIDFTQNTSDQKPFTLSSLKGKYVLIDFWASWCGPCRGENPHLVTAYHDFKDKNFEIVSISLDEKKDRWLAAIQQDNMSWIQVSDLKGWYNEVAVAYGIRAIPRNFLIDPNGIIIAKNLRGEEVEKKLKEILEK
- a CDS encoding FecR family protein, with protein sequence MTSEPTPIAVLFKKLADNTATAQEIEQYYQLVNKPELELEIKELMSAALNAQDLGQTTEVERIDRVYFELYNEITSKEGKSAKVGLRLWLRIAAVAAVVALTFIGIYFYNNWISYHNSQLAMQKVAPGKVGATLTLANGKKIRLSDVSRGEIAREAGISVTKTAEGQLVYEIKSNENGRNDVNTLSTAKGETYVVTLPDKSKVWLNAASSLTYTAGLVNKGIRKIKLLGEAYFEISKDKEHPFVVESNHQQVEVLGTHFNINAYGDESAILTTLLEGSVKVTSGQYLLILKPGLQAINNGRNVKVAEADLESAIDWMKGDFNLDGLNFKAAMRKIGRWYDLEVIYDQSVSDNIMSGGWISRNTKLSTILEVVERSGQVHFELKGRKLYVSK
- a CDS encoding RNA polymerase sigma factor, with translation MGEYHKYADEELAVLLSNEDHYAFSEIYERYWAVLFRHARRILKDEDQAADLIQDLFAAIWTNAAAFEIKTSLSAYLYSGVRNRILKLISHEKVKSSYLSTLPDFAAKGHSSTDEMIREKELQLQIEREIALLPEKMREIFELSRKAHLSYKEIADQINISEGTVKKQVYNALKVLRMKLGSFFFLTVMHIILLIGN
- a CDS encoding RNA polymerase sigma factor, whose amino-acid sequence is MSTYAKLSDLELAELLKTGDESAFAEIFVRYNALILNFAYKKTGDKELSKDLMQDVFVQLWNRRLNFELKPSLSSYLFTLILNLVRNLYKHQQVKEQYVDHLHQIMKEADEGEMADYAIREKDFQRLIDKEIDALPPQSRQVFILRKKAFLTNKEVALQMGLSEQTVETHMKNAVKKLKERLGPAVYLVLPFFL